The Candidatus Saccharibacteria bacterium oral taxon 955 DNA segment CGATTTGAGAGAGCGTCGATGTCGTCGCCAGCTTCTTGAGTATTGTTTAGGCGGATCAACTCGCGTATGATCGCTACCAAATCCTCGAGCTTAAATACGCGGTTTTCGGCAGTGTTTGGCGTATCTAGACCGAGGCGCTGATTCATCTTGTAGCGTCCAACTCGGCTATAATCAAATCTCTTGAAGTCGTAGAACATACGCTCGATCATCTGACGAGCGTTATCGACAGTCGCCAGATCTCCTGGACGAAGACGACGATAAACCTCGATAAGTGCCTCATTTACACCATGGCTTGGGTCTTTTTCAAGTGTCTCTTCGATGTACTTGATTTCACCGGTATCTACATCCTTGAACAGATCCCTAATCTCGCTAAGCTTGCTATATCCAAGCGCTCGAAGCAGGGTTGTAACAGGGATCTTTCGACGACGATCGATCTTTACGTAAATTGCACCGTTTGCGGCTGTCTCAAACTCTAGCCAAGCGCCACGACCTGGGATCAACTTCGCGCTGTAGAGGTTGCGTCCGACACCTTTTTCAGCGGTAAAGAATACTCCAGCTGAGCGAATAAGCTGGCTGACAACAACTCGTTCAGTACCATTTATGATAAACGTCGCGCGATCAGTCATCCATGGATAATCACCAAGGTAGATCTCCTGCTCCTTGACCTCACCAGTGACCTTGTTTGTCAGTTCAACATTGACATGAAGTGGCGCATCAAACGTAAGGTTATTTTCCTTGGCGAAATGCTCGTTGTTTTTTGGCTCCTGGAACGAATAGTCCTTGAAGCGTAGTTCGAGTTTTTGTCCGGTGTAGTCCTCAATCGGGTTGAGTTCTGCAAAAATCTCGCTCAGTCCCGTTTCGATGAAATCTTTCCAAGATTCCTTCTGGTGGGCCAGTAGATTTGGCACCTCCAGCGCAGTGTCATTTTCGGTGAAAAACACACGAGTTGCTGGAGCCGCAGCCGATTTAGTGGCTTTTGGCATAGATACTCCCTCTCTCACAAGAGTATTAGTTTGGTAGATATTATTTGCGTAGCAACAGTGGTGGGTCGTCCCTCGTTGCTAGGCTTGGCGCCGAAGCTTTACTTAACGTAGATTTTCACATACTAAAACGCCACGCCACAGGCGTAGTACATCATCGACCCACGTTACACAATCTTCATTAGTGTTTAGTCTAGCAAAAATGCCGTGGAATTGTCAACAATATTTGACCTATTTTTGATCGTTTTTTTGGAACAAAAAAGTAAAGGCCCGGCTTTTCCATAGTTGACAAACAACTACAGAAAAACCGGGCGCGCCCTATCTACTCTTTCTTTCCATCACGAAGTGGCCTTCGCGACCGGCGACGTAGATAGCTCCCCCTACTATCATACCTACAAGCGGAATAGACGTACCGCTCATCCAGCTCATGCTGACAAGAGAAAGCACGACTAGGGTGCCCCCTACCGTAGCAACATGACGCCAAGCTGTAGCCTGAATGCTGTACGTATCCTCCTCGCTCATAGGAATTATATGAGAACGGACCATCCAAAACATATCGAAGGATAGCTTTGCGGACCCAACCATGACAATAACCGTTGCTATACTCAGCAACGCCAACACTATACCGTATAGGGCAGACACCCACTTCTCCTTTCGATAGTAGGACGGTACCTTTATATTGTATCACAATTTTATTTTTTTGTCGAGTCTATGACCTCGTCAGCCAGCCCATACTTCACTGCCGCCTCAGCACTCATCCAAAAATCTCGCTCCATATCAGCTTTAATCTTGTCTAGCTCTTGACCAGTGTTTTCTGACATGATTGTCGCCAACCTCTCCTTGATCTCGAGAGCCTCACGCAAGCTGATCTCTTGATCCGTCACTTTACCTTGAGTGCCACTTGACGGCTGGTGGATCATCACACGTGCATTTGGCAAAACAAACCGCTTACCCTTAGCGCCAGCACTAAGCAAAAATGCTCCCATACTAGCCTGCAAGCCGATCCCGATCGTCTGCACATCAGGCTTGATGTACTGCATAGTGTCGTAGATCGCAAGCCCATCATAGACACTCCCGCCCGGGCTGTTGATGTAGAGTTGAATATCCTTGTCAGGATCTTCATTCGCCAGATGAAGCAGCTGTGCCACAACGACATTTGCCGTCTGCTCATTTACTCCTTCGCCGAGAAAAATAATCCTATCTTCTAAAAGTCGTGAATAGATGTCGTACCCTCTCTCACCGTCACGAGTGCGAACGATAACATTTGGGACGAGGTAATTGCTAGGTTTTGTCATATCATTAGTTTAGATAATAAATTAGCACTCGTCAAGTCGGAGTGCTAATTTTATTTTTACTTACAGCTGAAGCTACTTGGTGTTGAGCTTCACTAGCTCGTCTACCGTCTTTTCGGTGATCAGGCGGTTAGCGACTTCTCGCTGAACCTCAGGTTCCTCGAATCGCTTGGCCATCTCGGGATTATTAGCATACTGTTTACGATACGTATTCAGATGATCGGCTAGCTCATCTGCTGTCGCCTCAATCTTTAGCACCTTTGACAGCTCCGAAAGCACCAGACCAG contains these protein-coding regions:
- a CDS encoding ATP-dependent Clp protease proteolytic subunit produces the protein MTKPSNYLVPNVIVRTRDGERGYDIYSRLLEDRIIFLGEGVNEQTANVVVAQLLHLANEDPDKDIQLYINSPGGSVYDGLAIYDTMQYIKPDVQTIGIGLQASMGAFLLSAGAKGKRFVLPNARVMIHQPSSGTQGKVTDQEISLREALEIKERLATIMSENTGQELDKIKADMERDFWMSAEAAVKYGLADEVIDSTKK